The nucleotide sequence CGTTGGGGCCATCGAATTAAATAACGCCCAGATCCCTACCAGCCTAGAGTCGCATAATTTTAACGTATGGGTAGTCGGTGAATATAGGAGGGTGTTTAAATTTTACCGTAAAAAGTTTCTTTAAGGGGGCACAAACTATGCCTAAGTGGGATAATGAGGTTGCGAAAAAAATAATCTCGAAAATTGTAAGACCCGGAGAAGTTAGCGAATGGCTGGGGATGAAAAGTAATTGGGCATACAATCATATTTCTAAAAACCGTACAACGGGCAAGTGGTTAGAGGAGTGGTCAAATCTTGATGAGTTAGAACAGGAACGAATAAATGAAATGATCGAAAAACAGGAATTTACATATAACTCAAATGAATTAGGTAATAATAGGTTTATTGCTATTCGGAAGTACTTTGTAAACATTGAGGCAGAGACGGCTAAATATTTAATATTTGCTAGAAATGGAGAACGTATTGTATGCGTAACTGATTTGATTCCTCGCGAGGTAGAAAACCACTTAACAGTAGTATGGCCTTGGGATGTTCGTTTAAAAGACTTTGAATTGGCAAAAAAATTCAATATATTGGAAATATTCGGAAGGAGTTACGTTTGTCCCGATTATATTACACATGTGCTGATGAGTCAGATGTGTCGAGGTAGGACACGAGAATTTCAGCGTTCATATATAGTATCGAAATGTGCTAGAGACTTCGGGCATTATGGATATTTACGAAAAGATTCTTGGGATATTTTTAATGGTTATAAAGAAAAAATAAAGTTTTTTGCTGATAGTGACAACAATGTGTATTTTCCAGATCTTAAAGAACCTTTAGTTTCCCAAATGACATCATGGGCCAATAAAAGAGGAGGTTCATTAAACCAGTTAATCTCTCGTTTAGGCTACCAACGGATATACCACTTGGATAATCCGCTTCAAGACATAGTAATTCCTTTTTTTAGACCAGAAAACGTTGTAGATGAAGAAGTAATTAGTCATTCCGACTGGTTAAGTAAATTAAAGAATATTCAAAGCATGATACAATTAGAGAAAAGCACAGAGAAATACCGACAAAGACGAAGACGCGAATTGGCGGATTTATTGAAGCAGAAGTATATGTACCGTTGCCAGCTATGCGGGGAAGAAAACGGTGCCATTCCAATAATCGAGAAAGACGATGGGACGCATTATGTGGAAATGCATCATATTGTAGCGCTAGCTGACACTGGCAAAACAGAGGAAGCTAGATTAATTGCGGATGAATGGGGTAGTTTGGATACGTATAAGAACGCTTTAGTAGTCTGCCCACATCATCACCGATATTTACATTATCATCACGGAGGATTCAAAAATTTAATTTTTGAGAATGGTCCGAATGGAAAAGAAGAGGTATTTATAAAATCACGGAAAGGAACACGTATTCGCGTAGTAGAAAATTGGCACTTGGGGAAAATTGGAGATTGAGAGTAGGGCCTTCGTATGACATATGATTTTCTAATCATTTCAAAGGGAGCTATAAATCACGTGAAGGAGCATTTATATACACGAATCGAGTTATGCCTGTTTTAAACTGCTGTATCCGCTGATCTAC is from Heliomicrobium undosum and encodes:
- a CDS encoding HNH endonuclease, which encodes MPKWDNEVAKKIISKIVRPGEVSEWLGMKSNWAYNHISKNRTTGKWLEEWSNLDELEQERINEMIEKQEFTYNSNELGNNRFIAIRKYFVNIEAETAKYLIFARNGERIVCVTDLIPREVENHLTVVWPWDVRLKDFELAKKFNILEIFGRSYVCPDYITHVLMSQMCRGRTREFQRSYIVSKCARDFGHYGYLRKDSWDIFNGYKEKIKFFADSDNNVYFPDLKEPLVSQMTSWANKRGGSLNQLISRLGYQRIYHLDNPLQDIVIPFFRPENVVDEEVISHSDWLSKLKNIQSMIQLEKSTEKYRQRRRRELADLLKQKYMYRCQLCGEENGAIPIIEKDDGTHYVEMHHIVALADTGKTEEARLIADEWGSLDTYKNALVVCPHHHRYLHYHHGGFKNLIFENGPNGKEEVFIKSRKGTRIRVVENWHLGKIGD